One Jannaschia sp. GRR-S6-38 genomic window carries:
- the hflC gene encoding protease modulator HflC has translation MKRSAFLLPIVAIVLVGVFSSIFVVDERQKALVLQFGRVVSVKEDPGLAFKLPLIQDVAYYDDRILSRDIDPIEVTPADDRRLVVDAFARYRIADVLRFREAVSGGGIIAAEQRLDDILRSQMREVLGSVSSNEILSEDRATLMLRIAAGARSRAENLGLAIIDVRLKRTDLPPQNLDATFARMRAEREREAADEIARGEEAAQRIRAQADRTVVELTSEAQREAEITRGEADARRNNIFAEAFSADPEFFEFYRSLTAYTRALQGSNSTMVLSPDSEFFDYLKSDRGGPAPERVPSAGEALGNVTEGTAPDITPEAITDDEAVEAETDDPAAPATDDTVAVAPGSGN, from the coding sequence ATGAAACGATCCGCTTTCCTTTTGCCCATCGTGGCCATCGTGCTGGTCGGCGTCTTCTCGTCCATCTTCGTGGTGGACGAGCGCCAGAAGGCGCTGGTGCTGCAGTTCGGCCGCGTCGTGTCGGTCAAGGAGGATCCGGGCCTCGCCTTCAAGCTGCCCCTGATTCAGGACGTCGCCTATTACGACGACCGCATCCTGTCGCGCGACATCGACCCGATCGAAGTCACGCCCGCCGATGACCGCCGCCTGGTGGTCGACGCCTTCGCGCGCTACCGCATCGCCGACGTGCTGCGCTTCCGCGAAGCCGTCAGCGGCGGCGGCATCATCGCCGCCGAGCAGCGTCTCGACGACATCCTGCGCTCGCAGATGCGCGAGGTGCTGGGTTCGGTCTCCTCCAACGAGATCCTGTCCGAGGACCGCGCCACCCTGATGCTGCGGATCGCGGCCGGCGCCCGGTCGCGGGCCGAGAACCTGGGCCTCGCGATCATCGACGTGCGCCTCAAGCGCACCGACCTGCCGCCGCAGAACCTCGACGCGACCTTCGCGCGGATGCGGGCCGAGCGTGAACGCGAGGCCGCCGACGAGATCGCCCGGGGCGAGGAAGCCGCGCAGCGGATCCGCGCCCAGGCCGACCGGACGGTGGTCGAGCTGACCTCGGAAGCGCAGCGCGAGGCGGAGATCACGCGAGGCGAGGCCGATGCCCGCCGCAACAACATCTTCGCCGAGGCCTTCAGCGCGGACCCGGAATTCTTCGAGTTCTACCGTTCGCTCACGGCCTATACGCGCGCGCTTCAGGGCAGCAACTCGACGATGGTGCTGTCGCCCGATTCGGAGTTCTTCGACTACCTGAAGTCCGATCGCGGCGGCCCCGCCCCCGAGCGGGTCCCGTCCGCAGGCGAGGCGCTGGGGAATGTGACCGAGGGCACCGCGCCCGACATCACGCCCGAGGCGATCACCGATGACGAGGCCGTCGAGGCCGAGACCGACGATCCCGCGGCGCCGGCAACGGACGACACTGTGGCCGTCGCGCCCGGCTCGGGCAACTGA
- the hflK gene encoding FtsH protease activity modulator HflK, with protein sequence MAGSGGPWGGGGSSGGDDRGGGDRPNGGRRPPERGGQGGGNIPEIDQLMKKGQDQLRVLMGGRGGGNRGPGGGGGGNGFEFNRVTVGIAALVALGLWLFSSFYTVRPDERSVELFFGDFTGEVGQPGLNFAPWPVVTAEVIPVTAERTVAIGVNRGSRDEQGLMLTGDENVVDIDFQVVWNVADPAAFIFNIRDPESTIRAVAESAMREIVAQSQLAPILNRDRGIIAERLRELIQSTLDSYESGVSILRVNFDRADPPQQVIDAFREVQAAEQQRDRLQSEADAYANRVLAGARGEAAQLLEEAEAYRAQVVNEAEGEASRFTAVLGEYANAPDVTRKRLYLETMEQVLGDVDKIIVDSAVTGGAGGQGIVPYLPLNELRGGRATQGGTN encoded by the coding sequence ATGGCAGGATCTGGCGGCCCCTGGGGGGGCGGAGGAAGTTCAGGCGGCGATGACCGCGGCGGCGGCGACCGGCCGAACGGCGGGCGCCGGCCCCCGGAGCGTGGTGGACAAGGGGGCGGCAACATCCCCGAGATCGACCAGCTGATGAAGAAGGGGCAGGACCAGCTCCGCGTCCTGATGGGCGGTCGGGGCGGCGGCAATCGCGGCCCGGGCGGCGGCGGCGGCGGCAACGGGTTCGAGTTCAACCGCGTCACCGTGGGCATCGCAGCCCTCGTCGCGCTGGGCTTGTGGCTCTTCTCCTCGTTCTACACGGTGCGTCCGGACGAGCGCTCGGTCGAGCTGTTCTTCGGCGATTTCACCGGCGAGGTGGGCCAGCCCGGCCTGAACTTCGCGCCCTGGCCCGTCGTCACCGCCGAGGTGATCCCGGTCACCGCGGAACGCACGGTCGCAATCGGCGTCAATCGCGGCAGCCGCGACGAGCAGGGCCTGATGCTGACCGGCGACGAGAACGTGGTCGATATCGACTTCCAGGTCGTCTGGAACGTGGCCGACCCGGCCGCCTTCATCTTCAACATCCGCGACCCGGAATCGACGATCCGCGCCGTGGCCGAATCGGCGATGCGCGAGATCGTGGCCCAGTCGCAGCTGGCCCCGATCCTCAACCGTGACCGCGGGATCATCGCCGAGCGCCTGCGCGAGCTGATCCAGTCGACGCTCGACAGCTACGAATCCGGCGTGAGCATCCTGCGCGTGAACTTCGACCGCGCCGACCCGCCGCAGCAGGTGATCGACGCCTTCCGCGAGGTGCAGGCCGCCGAGCAGCAGCGCGACCGTCTGCAATCGGAAGCCGACGCCTATGCCAACCGCGTCCTCGCCGGCGCGCGTGGTGAGGCGGCCCAGCTTCTGGAGGAGGCCGAGGCCTACCGTGCCCAGGTCGTGAACGAAGCCGAGGGTGAGGCCAGCCGCTTCACCGCGGTTCTGGGCGAATATGCCAACGCGCCCGATGTCACGCGCAAGCGGCTCTATCTGGAGACGATGGAGCAGGTGCTGGGCGACGTCGACAAGATCATCGTCGACAGCGCCGTCACCGGCGGCGCCGGGGGCCAGGGTATCGTCCCGTATCTTCCGCTCAACGAACTGCGGGGCGGCCGCGCCACGCAGGGGGGAACCAACTGA
- the gorA gene encoding glutathione-disulfide reductase, producing the protein MTFDYDLFVIGGGSGGVRAARLTAQDGHKVALAEESRMGGTCVIRGCVPKKLMVFASEFTPDFQMARNFGWDVESGGFHWERFRDHMHAELSRLEGLYEKNAEAAGVEILKTRAVLKDAHTVELADGSTKTAKHILIAAGGHPVTPPIENAELGIVSDDIFDLDKLPEKMLIVGGGYIGCEFAGVMNGLGVDVTMFIRKAQILRGFDDEARGHVADCMQARGIKIHTGCAPTAMEARDGKIWVKGSNGHEDTFDCLLWATGRKPNTRGLGLEEIGVELNRQGAIVVDEYGQSSVPSIFAIGDVIGKAELTPVAIREGVAFHRTVFGGEKTAMDYDLIATATFTQPEMGTVGLTEEEAEEQEPTLVYATAFRPMRQAFAGEDERVLFKMLVSKETNKVLGVHIVGPGAGEMIQFVAVALKMGATKDDFDRTCAVHPTMAEELVTLKEPVRELA; encoded by the coding sequence ATGACATTCGACTACGACCTTTTCGTCATCGGCGGCGGCTCCGGCGGGGTGCGGGCGGCCCGGCTGACGGCGCAGGACGGGCACAAGGTCGCGCTGGCCGAGGAGAGCCGGATGGGCGGCACCTGCGTGATCCGCGGCTGCGTGCCCAAGAAGCTGATGGTCTTCGCCAGCGAGTTCACCCCCGATTTCCAGATGGCGCGCAATTTCGGCTGGGACGTGGAAAGCGGCGGCTTCCACTGGGAGCGGTTCCGCGACCACATGCACGCGGAGCTGTCGCGGCTGGAGGGGCTCTACGAGAAGAATGCGGAGGCCGCGGGGGTCGAGATCCTCAAGACCCGCGCCGTGCTGAAGGACGCGCATACGGTCGAGCTGGCCGACGGCAGCACGAAGACCGCCAAGCACATCCTGATCGCCGCGGGCGGCCACCCGGTCACGCCGCCGATCGAGAATGCCGAGCTGGGCATCGTCTCGGACGATATCTTCGACCTGGACAAGCTGCCCGAGAAGATGCTGATCGTGGGCGGCGGCTATATCGGCTGCGAATTCGCCGGGGTGATGAACGGGCTGGGCGTCGACGTCACGATGTTCATCCGCAAGGCGCAGATCCTGCGCGGCTTCGACGACGAGGCGCGCGGCCATGTCGCGGATTGCATGCAGGCCCGCGGCATCAAGATTCACACCGGCTGCGCCCCGACCGCCATGGAAGCGCGTGACGGCAAGATCTGGGTGAAGGGCTCGAACGGGCACGAGGACACGTTCGACTGCCTGCTCTGGGCGACGGGCCGCAAGCCCAACACGCGGGGCCTGGGGCTGGAGGAGATCGGGGTCGAGCTCAACCGGCAGGGGGCGATCGTGGTCGATGAATACGGCCAGAGCTCGGTGCCCTCGATCTTCGCCATCGGCGACGTGATCGGGAAGGCCGAACTGACGCCCGTCGCGATCCGCGAGGGCGTGGCCTTTCACCGCACGGTGTTCGGCGGCGAGAAGACGGCGATGGATTACGACCTGATCGCGACGGCCACCTTCACGCAGCCCGAGATGGGCACGGTGGGCCTGACCGAGGAGGAGGCCGAGGAGCAGGAACCGACGCTGGTCTACGCCACGGCCTTCCGCCCGATGCGCCAGGCCTTCGCCGGCGAGGACGAGCGGGTGCTGTTCAAGATGCTGGTCTCGAAGGAAACCAACAAGGTGCTGGGGGTCCACATCGTGGGGCCGGGCGCGGGCGAGATGATCCAATTCGTCGCAGTCGCCTTGAAGATGGGCGCGACAAAGGATGACTTCGACCGTACATGCGCTGTGCACCCGACAATGGCCGAGGAACTGGTCACGCTCAAGGAACCGGTCCGCGAGCTCGCTTGA
- the rpiA gene encoding ribose-5-phosphate isomerase RpiA, whose product MAARPNPIDMAKYVSARRALDYVQDGMRIGLGTGSTAAWMVRALGEMVRQDGLKVTGVPTSSRTAELARQCGVPVATLEDAKWLDLTIDGADEFDTDLSLVKGGGGALLQEKIVATASDMMVVITDASKQVDHLGAFPLPVEVIPFGWQTTKALIEESLIGMDVAGRSVTLRLNRDAPFRTDEGNLILDLHLRRIGNPRQLSLVLNQIPGVVENGLFLDICDVVVVGASDGTVEVRDINTGTVTHETVDIREDDNLFVDIAD is encoded by the coding sequence ATGGCCGCCCGACCCAACCCGATCGACATGGCGAAATACGTCTCGGCCCGTCGCGCGCTCGATTACGTGCAGGACGGGATGCGGATCGGGCTGGGCACCGGATCGACCGCCGCCTGGATGGTGCGCGCGCTGGGCGAGATGGTGCGCCAGGACGGGCTGAAGGTGACCGGCGTGCCGACCTCGTCGCGCACCGCCGAGCTGGCGCGGCAATGCGGCGTGCCGGTGGCGACGCTGGAAGACGCCAAATGGCTGGACCTGACCATCGACGGCGCGGACGAGTTCGACACCGACCTGAGCCTGGTCAAGGGCGGCGGCGGGGCGCTTCTGCAGGAAAAGATCGTGGCCACCGCGTCGGACATGATGGTGGTGATCACGGACGCCTCGAAGCAGGTCGATCACCTGGGCGCCTTCCCCCTGCCGGTCGAGGTGATCCCCTTCGGCTGGCAGACCACCAAGGCGCTGATCGAGGAGAGCCTGATCGGCATGGATGTGGCGGGGCGCTCGGTCACGCTGCGGCTCAACCGCGATGCGCCCTTCCGCACCGACGAGGGCAATCTGATCCTCGATCTGCACCTGCGCCGCATCGGCAACCCGCGCCAGCTGTCGCTGGTGCTCAACCAGATCCCCGGCGTGGTCGAGAACGGCCTGTTCCTCGACATCTGCGACGTGGTCGTGGTGGGCGCGTCCGACGGCACGGTCGAGGTGCGCGACATCAACACCGGCACCGTCACCCACGAGACGGTCGACATCCGCGAGGACGACAACCTGTTCGTGGATATCGCGGACTGA
- a CDS encoding thiamine diphosphokinase — translation MGGAPASTRVLETALTYAPRLVAVDSGADAILRAGLWPERVVGDMDSISEAARAAFADRLEPIAEQDSTDFAKALRTGSADFTLGVGFVGARADHFLACLSEMGRRREPILLLSDAEAICVAPDRMALAPAPGTRLSLWPMGAGRGRSEGLRWPLDGIAFDPAGRVGTSNQVTGPVRLALEGGPWVLTVPLDALAVLLEALEIAPRRAAPPPL, via the coding sequence GTGGGTGGGGCGCCGGCTAGCACGCGGGTTCTTGAGACGGCCTTAACATACGCCCCCCGGCTGGTGGCTGTCGACAGCGGTGCGGACGCGATCCTGCGGGCCGGGCTCTGGCCCGAACGGGTCGTGGGCGACATGGACTCGATCTCGGAGGCGGCGCGCGCGGCCTTCGCCGACCGGCTGGAGCCCATCGCCGAGCAGGACAGCACCGATTTCGCCAAGGCGCTGCGCACCGGATCGGCCGATTTCACCCTCGGCGTGGGCTTCGTTGGCGCGCGGGCCGACCATTTCCTCGCCTGCCTGTCCGAGATGGGCCGCCGACGCGAGCCGATCCTTCTGCTCAGCGATGCGGAGGCGATCTGCGTGGCGCCCGACCGGATGGCGCTGGCGCCCGCGCCCGGCACGCGGCTGTCGCTCTGGCCGATGGGGGCGGGGCGGGGGCGGTCGGAGGGGCTGCGCTGGCCGCTCGACGGAATCGCCTTCGACCCGGCGGGCCGCGTCGGCACCTCGAACCAGGTGACAGGCCCGGTGCGGCTGGCGCTCGAGGGCGGGCCCTGGGTCCTGACGGTGCCGCTGGACGCCCTGGCGGTGCTGCTGGAGGCGCTGGAAATCGCCCCTCGCCGCGCCGCGCCGCCACCGCTATAA
- a CDS encoding midas domain-containing protein produces MVPANKILTVAYGTFSCTLEGFDDPFSTMTDIAEYFRDLAAEDRFFGAEPPTPDMATLRLIAEARANRAVVAQPEDGGVVLRPSAAAMPEETAAEESPQVDAVAAAASQPEEEITIAEPSAADAPQEAAAIAETPAIASEPEAEATPEIAAQPETADADEDVATAETELAAEAEISVEDELPLEDEAELPVEDDTSGEADDGSVAAKLARIRGVVEADRRAADVSIDETVDETDSLEEDAFDAEPPMADDTLVAAFAQDALEDEPVAETHLAEDTIDSDIAAMMGGGALDAPIDGPTAVPPATLETEAVAEDTAPEEIAAEATSSDIDVQEPDEAEPIAADDASDEVDEAEASIADDASDEAETVEVAADEAEAERPEPRRQRRIRVRRMRRAALGTAAEAEATEAASDSLLEDDEAALMSELAAIEAGLGQAAPATPEPELPEASADEDDDLMAELAAIRAEATDGADAEITAEAATDAPEAFEVADTALETEEEAAPEPLRAQDVAETETEAETPAEPEDAATPEVVDAEEPATEAEEAPFATAEIDAAEDDAEAPVDTFADTPAAEAPVAADTAAEEPKRAAPADQDMERLFAATDSRLSGEDTSRRHANISHLKAAVAARRADSTMEPRRSDESGAYREDLANTVRPRRAAPPAEARTPRPERTERPAPLMLVSEQRVGDAEAPVAPVQPRRAARLSEAETREENMLRESGSRGPSPRAADAQDFEEFAAARGAVDLPDILQAAAVYAAEVMGQESFSRPRLLHLAAEAVDDLSREDGLRGFGQLLRDGTIRKVSRGEFALGDAPRLPEDAARRTG; encoded by the coding sequence ATGGTCCCTGCCAACAAGATTCTGACGGTTGCCTACGGCACCTTCTCCTGCACGCTGGAGGGGTTCGACGATCCCTTCTCGACGATGACCGACATCGCGGAGTATTTCCGTGACCTCGCCGCCGAGGACCGGTTCTTCGGGGCCGAACCGCCGACCCCCGACATGGCCACCCTGCGCCTGATCGCCGAGGCCCGCGCCAATCGCGCCGTGGTCGCCCAGCCCGAGGATGGCGGCGTTGTCCTGCGCCCCAGCGCCGCCGCGATGCCGGAAGAGACCGCTGCGGAGGAGTCGCCGCAGGTCGACGCCGTGGCCGCCGCCGCGTCCCAGCCGGAGGAGGAGATCACCATCGCCGAACCCTCCGCCGCGGACGCCCCGCAGGAGGCCGCCGCGATCGCCGAGACGCCCGCCATCGCATCCGAGCCGGAGGCCGAGGCCACGCCCGAGATCGCCGCGCAGCCGGAGACGGCCGATGCGGACGAGGACGTCGCCACCGCCGAGACCGAGCTGGCCGCCGAGGCGGAGATTTCTGTCGAGGACGAGCTTCCTCTGGAGGACGAGGCAGAGCTGCCCGTCGAGGACGACACCAGCGGCGAGGCGGATGACGGCAGCGTCGCCGCCAAGCTCGCCCGCATCCGCGGCGTTGTCGAAGCCGACCGCCGCGCCGCCGACGTGTCCATCGACGAGACCGTCGACGAAACCGACAGCCTGGAGGAGGACGCCTTCGACGCCGAGCCGCCGATGGCCGACGACACGCTGGTCGCCGCCTTCGCGCAGGACGCGCTGGAAGACGAACCCGTCGCCGAGACGCATCTCGCCGAGGACACGATCGACAGCGACATCGCCGCGATGATGGGCGGCGGCGCCCTCGACGCGCCGATCGACGGACCGACGGCCGTGCCCCCGGCGACGCTCGAGACGGAGGCCGTGGCCGAAGACACCGCGCCCGAGGAGATCGCGGCCGAAGCCACGTCGTCGGACATCGATGTGCAGGAGCCCGACGAGGCCGAGCCCATCGCGGCCGACGACGCCTCGGACGAGGTCGACGAAGCGGAGGCCAGCATCGCCGACGACGCCTCGGATGAGGCCGAGACGGTCGAAGTTGCGGCCGATGAGGCCGAGGCGGAGCGCCCCGAGCCGCGGCGCCAGCGCCGCATCCGCGTGCGCCGCATGCGCCGCGCCGCGCTGGGCACCGCGGCCGAGGCGGAGGCGACCGAAGCCGCGTCCGACAGCCTGCTCGAGGACGACGAGGCGGCGCTGATGTCCGAACTGGCCGCGATCGAGGCCGGCCTGGGCCAGGCCGCCCCCGCCACCCCCGAACCCGAATTGCCCGAGGCGAGCGCCGACGAGGATGACGACCTGATGGCCGAACTCGCCGCGATCCGGGCGGAAGCGACCGACGGCGCCGATGCGGAGATCACGGCCGAGGCCGCGACGGACGCGCCCGAAGCCTTCGAGGTCGCCGACACCGCGCTCGAGACCGAGGAGGAGGCCGCGCCCGAGCCGCTGCGCGCGCAGGACGTGGCCGAAACGGAGACCGAGGCCGAGACCCCGGCCGAGCCCGAGGACGCCGCCACCCCCGAGGTCGTGGACGCCGAAGAGCCGGCCACCGAGGCGGAAGAGGCGCCCTTCGCGACCGCTGAAATCGATGCCGCCGAAGACGATGCCGAAGCCCCGGTCGACACCTTCGCCGACACGCCGGCCGCCGAGGCGCCGGTCGCGGCCGACACCGCCGCGGAGGAGCCCAAGCGCGCTGCGCCCGCCGACCAGGACATGGAGCGTCTCTTCGCCGCGACCGACAGCCGCCTGTCGGGCGAGGACACCTCGCGCCGCCATGCCAATATCTCGCATCTGAAGGCCGCCGTGGCCGCGCGCCGCGCCGACAGCACGATGGAGCCGCGCCGCTCCGACGAGAGCGGCGCCTATCGCGAGGATCTCGCCAACACGGTGCGCCCGCGCCGCGCCGCCCCGCCCGCCGAGGCGCGCACGCCGCGCCCAGAGCGCACCGAGCGTCCCGCGCCGTTGATGCTGGTTTCCGAACAGCGCGTGGGCGACGCGGAGGCGCCGGTCGCGCCGGTGCAGCCGCGCCGCGCCGCGCGCCTGTCGGAGGCCGAGACCCGCGAGGAGAACATGCTGCGCGAGTCCGGATCCCGCGGCCCGTCGCCGCGCGCCGCCGACGCGCAGGATTTCGAGGAATTCGCCGCCGCCCGCGGCGCGGTCGACCTGCCCGACATCCTGCAGGCCGCCGCGGTCTACGCCGCCGAAGTGATGGGCCAGGAGAGCTTCTCGCGCCCGCGCCTGCTGCATCTCGCCGCCGAGGCGGTGGACGATCTAAGCCGCGAAGACGGGCTGCGCGGCTTCGGCCAGCTGCTGCGCGACGGCACGATCCGCAAGGTCAGCCGCGGCGAATTCGCCCTGGGCGACGCCCCGCGCCTGCCCGAGGATGCCGCCCGCCGCACCGGCTGA